The following is a genomic window from Hymenobacter chitinivorans DSM 11115.
CTTCCCGTACTACAAGCTCAACGGCGACGGTATCAAGTATTTCCCCTCGGCCACGGTGGCCGAAGCCCCGGCCTCGGCCGACGACCGGGACGTACGCTACAAGCTCGTCGACATCTTCGAGCCCAACGGCCTCTGGGAGCAGCGCTTCAACACGGCCCTGTTTACCAGCCCCGACGGCGGCTTCGTGAAAAGCAAGGGCAACGGCGGGGCCAACGCCCCCTGGGCCTGGGACGACGGCAACGACGTACCCGGCCGCGGCGAGCTGGCCACCGACCCGGCTAAGCTCGTGAACAGCTACTTCAAAAACCTGGGCTCGTTCGACCTGAACTACATCGACAATCCCTACAAGGGAATCATTGCCCGCTAACCAGCCGGTTATAATCAGCAACAAGAGCCTTCTGCACGATGCGGAAGGCTCTTTTCTGTTTTACCCGTAGTCTAGTAGAACGCAAAAAGTGGAGCGGTTAGTCCTCGCTGGTCGTGGTGTGGGTGGCCGGGTAGCCGGCTTCTTCCAGCGCCTGCTTGATGGCGGGCCAGTCGGGCTCGGCACCGGTGGCGGAGGCCACGTGGACCTGCCCATCGGTTATCTGGTCGACCAGCAGGTGGTGGTTTTGCAGGATTTCGCGCACCGTTACTAGGCTTTCCGGGGTGGTCATGACGGGCACCTCAATGCTGTAGCGGACTAGCTGGGTGTTGTTGGCGGAGGGGTCGGAGAAGGAAGTTGCCATGACCTGGAAGGTAAGATGGGTGGGAAGTTCGGATCCAGTAGCGAGGATTCTTCCTAACGGTGTACTAAGCTGGCGGGCTTTGGTTGCGGCGCAGCTGCGGCACCGCCGCCATTTTGTCCCGGTTTGCGGGGTCACGGAGCCTGCTTCGGGTTAGTTTCCTGCGCAAGCAAGGCTATGCGTGCAGTTTTAGGGCCGGAGTACCAGCTCCTTCGGCGGCCCTTTTAGCCTTCATATTCGTAGAGTCTGCTCATCCGCTTCGTTTTGCTCCCGCATGCCCTGCCTCGCCACTTCCGAACGTTACACCCTGGACTTACCCGTCGGCCACCGCTTCCCCATTGCCAAGTACGAGCTGATTCGGGAGCAACTGCTCTGGCAAGGCATTGCCCCACCCCACGATTTCTACGACCCGGGCCTGTGTGCCGAGGAAGACGTGCTACGGGTGCACACCATGGAATACTGGCACAAAGTGCGCGACCAGCAGCTTTCGGCCGCCGAGGTGCGTCGCCTGGGCTTGCCCCAGAGCGAGCGGCTGGTGCTCCGGTCGTTGAGTAGCTCGGCCGGCACGGTGCAGTCGGCGCGGCGGGCCCTGCGGGATGGGGTGGCCCTGAACCTGGCCGGGGGTACCCACCACGCCTTTGCCGACCGGGGCGAAGGATTTTGCGTGCTCAACGACATTGCCATTGCCGCCGCCCATTTGCTCCATCACGGCCTCGCGCGGCAGGTGCTGGTCGTGGACCTGGACGTGCACCAGGGCGACGGCACGGCCAGCATTTTCCGCCACGAGCCCCGGGTGTTTACCTTCAGCATGCACGCCGGGGCCAATTATCCGCTGCGCAAGGAGCAGTCGGACCTGGACGTGGCCCTGCCCCTGGGCCTCGACGACGCGGGCTACCTGCGGCAGCTCACCGGCGTGCTGCCCAGCTTGGTAGACAGCGTGCAGCCCGACTTCATCTTTTTCCAGGCCGGCGTGGATGTGCTGGCCACCGACAAGCTCGGCAAGCTGGCCCTGACCAAGGCCGGCTGCCGCGCCCGGGACGAATTCGTATTGGGCCTCTGCCGGCAGCGCGGCCTGCCGGTGGCCGTGAGCATGGGCGGCGGCTACTCCGAGCGAATCGGCGACATCGTGGATGCGCACTGCAATACCTTTCGGGTGGCGTATGAGCTCTATGGTGAATAAGTGAAGTGGTGAATGGAGAAATTGATGGACTAGTGGGCAGCTGTACGGCGCCTGCCTTCCTGCTTACCTTTGCCTTATGAACCTGCACAACCCCGCCACCGACCTTCCTGCCGCCAACTCCCTGCCCGTCCGGGCCCCGGAGCCGGCCCCGGGTACGCCCGCCCAGCAGGCTTTTCGCCAAGCCATTCAGGATGTGGAAAACCTGCGGGAACGGCTACGGGAGCTGGAAGAAGGCCAATCGGAAGCCCGGCGGCGGTACTGGCAGCAGGTCGGGCCGCTGGCCCAAACGGTGGTAGCGGCCCGGCGCGGCCTGTTTGCGCCTCTGGAAGAAGCTCTGCTCCTGCCCTACTTCAGCCGGGCCGAGTTGCGGCAGTTGGAGGAGCTGATTTTGCACAACGCCCAATCCCTGCACGAGCGGTTTGGGGAGGACGTCACCGACGTCTTTCAGCGCCACGCCCCCACGGCTAGTCCTCCGGCCGCAGAAGAGCCCACCACCGGCCCGCAGGCGGGGCCCACCACCGACGCCCGAGCAGAGGCCGGCCCGACCAAGCGCAAAACCAAGGGCAAGAAGGCCCGGGAAGCCGAAAAAGCCGCCCAGGAAGAGCAGCAGAAGCTGCTGGGCAACACCAAGAACTTATACCGCCAGCTGGCCCGCGCCAACCACCCCGACCTGGAGCGGGACCCGCTGCTGGCCCAGGAAAAGACGGAGCGGATGCAGCGCATCACCCGGGCCTACGAGGCCAACGACCTCTACACGCTGCTGCAGCTGCTCTCGGAACACGCCCCGGGCCAGGCCGATGCCGAATCGGAAGACCTGCTGGCCCGCTACACCCAGGCCCTGCGCCAGCAGCAAGACGAGCTCAAGCAGCGCATGAACGAGCTCAAGTACGGCACCAGCAGCGCCTTTGCCGCCACGGGCAAAAAACAGGAAGCCGAGCTGCGCCAAGTCAAGCGCCACCTGCGAGCCGAAGCCGAGTACCTCCAGCGCGTCGAGCAACTCATCCAAGACCCCGAAAACCTGCGCGACCTGCTCCGCCAGCTCGCCACCGAAGGAAACAGCATTTAATGTGCGAATGGTTAATGTGGTGGAATGTGGAGAATGTGCGGAATGAATACCCGTGTCCTTGCGAGGCCGAAATCCGAAGCACGTCGTCCGCTGAAATGTGCGGCGCCTTCTAGTGTAAAAAGCTTTTTCTCGTTGCTACGGGAAAGAGCTTTCTGGTAAAAGGGCGAGACGACCTGCGTAGCGGATGGGTGGCCGCACCTCGCTCGCCATGACCCATTCCCCACATTCTACCCATTCCCCACATTCTACACATTCCCCACATTAAAAATTAGCCCATTACCCTTCACCCAGGAACTCCACCACCTGCTGCAAAACCGTCGGGTCGCGCATGATGCGGTTGTGGCCCAGGCCCTGAGTAGGCCGAAAGTCGAGGCCGGGCCAGCTGCGGGCAATGGCCTCGGCCTCCTGGAAAGGAATGGTTTCATCGGCCCGGTCGTGGAGCAGCAGGGCCCGCTCGGCCGGCACCTGGTGGCCGACCTGGGTAAGGCTGTAGCTTTCGGCCGTGCGGCCGTGGCGGGCTTCGGCAAATTCCACCAGGCGCGCGGCGACCTTGGCCGGCAGCTGTAGCAACTCGGCAAAGCGCCCGAACACGGCCGGCGTGCTGCCCGGCACGCTGAGCAGCACCAGCCGCGGCAGCAATTGCCCACCATTGAAGTACACCGGCAGCCCCGCCGTGGCCGCCGCCCCAAACGAGTGAGCCACCACGCCCCAGATGGGCCCCACCGCGTCGGCCACCGCCTGAATGGCGGCCCCAAACAGGGGCAACGTGGTGCGCCGCCCCGAAGAGGCCCCGTGGGCGGGCCCGTCGAATGCCACGACCCGGTAGCCGGCGGCGGCTAGTCCCTGCGCCAGGGCGCCCCAGAAACTGGCCCGATGCTCCCAGCCGTGCACCAGCAGCACGGTGCAGGCCCCGGCCGGGTTCCACTCGTAGGCCACCAGCTGCCCCTGGCCAAAGGCCACCTCGAAGCGGCTTGCTTCAGCCAGGGCGGCGGCTTCCCAGGCCTTCACCGGCAGCCGGCGTGGCGTGGTAAACAGCCGCCAGGCTGATTGAAACGCGGCCGTCGTGGATACGGCCGCCAACAGCCGAAACTTCAGGCGCAGCAGCTTCAGAGCCGGGGGTACCGGGGGCGGTGCGGACGTGGTAGCAGTAGTCATGGCGGCAAATATCCGCACTTCCCGCCGACTCAGCGGCCGGCCGACGAGCTTAGTCTTCCTGCTCGCTGAGACGGGCCAGCAGCTCTTCCACTTGCCGCTCCAGCCGCGTCAGGCGCTCCTCCAGCGTGGACGGGGGCCGCAAATGGGTGGTAAATACGGCCTTCACTT
Proteins encoded in this region:
- a CDS encoding histone deacetylase family protein: MPCLATSERYTLDLPVGHRFPIAKYELIREQLLWQGIAPPHDFYDPGLCAEEDVLRVHTMEYWHKVRDQQLSAAEVRRLGLPQSERLVLRSLSSSAGTVQSARRALRDGVALNLAGGTHHAFADRGEGFCVLNDIAIAAAHLLHHGLARQVLVVDLDVHQGDGTASIFRHEPRVFTFSMHAGANYPLRKEQSDLDVALPLGLDDAGYLRQLTGVLPSLVDSVQPDFIFFQAGVDVLATDKLGKLALTKAGCRARDEFVLGLCRQRGLPVAVSMGGGYSERIGDIVDAHCNTFRVAYELYGE
- a CDS encoding alpha/beta fold hydrolase, coding for MTTATTSAPPPVPPALKLLRLKFRLLAAVSTTAAFQSAWRLFTTPRRLPVKAWEAAALAEASRFEVAFGQGQLVAYEWNPAGACTVLLVHGWEHRASFWGALAQGLAAAGYRVVAFDGPAHGASSGRRTTLPLFGAAIQAVADAVGPIWGVVAHSFGAAATAGLPVYFNGGQLLPRLVLLSVPGSTPAVFGRFAELLQLPAKVAARLVEFAEARHGRTAESYSLTQVGHQVPAERALLLHDRADETIPFQEAEAIARSWPGLDFRPTQGLGHNRIMRDPTVLQQVVEFLGEG